In Acaryochloris sp. CCMEE 5410, the following proteins share a genomic window:
- a CDS encoding DUF2933 domain-containing protein, producing the protein MIKHKHSLVRWRSPEGIALLVFLGIITFFLVTEHLAHVIPVLPWLFLLACPFIHLFMHGGHGGHSGHDGHGSPDKGGRDPLEGGPR; encoded by the coding sequence ATGATTAAACACAAACACTCTCTGGTGCGATGGCGATCACCCGAGGGAATCGCCCTATTGGTATTTCTAGGAATTATCACCTTTTTTCTGGTGACTGAACATCTGGCGCATGTGATTCCTGTCCTACCCTGGCTTTTTCTTCTCGCTTGTCCGTTCATACACTTATTTATGCATGGCGGACATGGTGGGCATAGTGGTCATGACGGACATGGTTCACCTGATAAGGGCGGCAGAGATCCTTTAGAAGGAGGTCCAAGATGA
- a CDS encoding isoprenylcysteine carboxylmethyltransferase family protein → MNYPAYGLWALVIINSLVFIIFAFSFTKPNSPRDWRSFGAFSAFIVALFTEMYGFPLTIYLLSGWLQSRYPQLDILSHESGHLWHTLLGWKGNPHFDPLHILSNVLIIVGFILISSAWRILYTAQQRHQLAVNGLYARVRHPQYDGFVLIMLGFLFQWPTILTLLMFPVLVWMYTRLALVEEREMRKEFGDAYLQYASQTPAFFPRFGKRAPHRQNKPDEL, encoded by the coding sequence ATGAATTATCCCGCCTACGGCCTCTGGGCCCTGGTCATTATCAACTCTCTCGTTTTTATTATTTTTGCGTTTAGCTTTACTAAACCCAATAGTCCCCGTGATTGGCGATCTTTTGGTGCGTTCTCGGCCTTCATCGTGGCGTTATTCACTGAAATGTATGGATTTCCCCTTACTATTTATCTGCTTTCGGGTTGGTTGCAAAGCCGTTATCCCCAACTCGATATTTTGTCTCATGAATCAGGACATCTGTGGCATACGCTGCTGGGCTGGAAGGGGAATCCACATTTTGACCCCCTTCATATCCTCAGTAATGTTCTCATTATCGTAGGCTTTATTCTTATATCCTCTGCCTGGAGAATTCTCTATACAGCTCAGCAACGTCACCAACTGGCTGTCAATGGTCTTTATGCTCGCGTACGCCACCCACAGTATGACGGTTTTGTATTGATCATGTTGGGTTTCCTCTTTCAGTGGCCCACGATCTTAACCTTGTTGATGTTCCCAGTATTGGTGTGGATGTATACCCGATTAGCCTTAGTAGAAGAGCGCGAAATGCGTAAAGAGTTTGGGGATGCATATCTTCAGTATGCATCCCAAACCCCCGCATTTTTTCCTCGTTTTGGTAAAAGAGCTCCACATCGTCAAAACAAGCCTGATGAATTGTAG
- a CDS encoding NAD(P)/FAD-dependent oxidoreductase yields the protein MKTDYLIVGSGLSALVFGSLMAKAGRTVRILEAHEYPGGYGHTFTMAKKYRFNAQLHYVWDCGEGQTVNRVLKKLELDQDVTFERYDPNGFDHMRMPGYSLDIPSEPEELIKRLSELFPSHSDRIRQFVYEVEKTGAGLKKLSPPFHLRELLNHSGEVFCAVQYLNSTLQDVFNKFRLPQAAQTLLALQWPDFLLPPNQLSFYAWVALFRGYQAGAFYPTQHFEHVINSLVKVIESHGGQILLNHEVMNFRVTDRTVTGVEAMNLSTHQTHEFSGNHVICNIDPQTAAKMIGESQFSPSVRQKLKYDYSASNYMAYCVVKDLDLRDYGFGKWNLSHTGHENLNEAFTQMYERNDYSNPSFAITTPSLLTEVGKDCPEDCQIVEFLTVANYDYFKQLRQSDHKAYGRKKEEILNAILDVVEEHYIPTFRQHMVFHITGSPTTNERFCWSPAGNSYGSSLTPKNMGLGRLNHKTSLNHFSFCNASSGYPGFAPTFWTGALLYQRLSGDVLLGSA from the coding sequence ATGAAAACGGATTATCTAATTGTAGGGAGTGGCTTATCAGCATTGGTGTTTGGCTCACTGATGGCAAAAGCTGGAAGAACGGTTCGAATATTAGAGGCCCATGAGTATCCAGGGGGGTATGGCCATACGTTTACGATGGCAAAAAAGTATCGATTTAATGCCCAACTTCACTATGTATGGGACTGCGGTGAAGGGCAAACGGTCAATCGAGTGCTCAAAAAGTTAGAGTTGGACCAGGACGTAACCTTTGAACGATACGACCCAAATGGGTTTGATCATATGCGAATGCCGGGATATTCGTTGGATATTCCTTCGGAACCGGAGGAGCTGATCAAGCGGTTATCTGAATTATTTCCTTCCCATAGCGATCGTATTCGCCAGTTTGTCTACGAAGTTGAGAAGACTGGTGCAGGATTAAAAAAACTGTCACCTCCCTTTCACCTAAGAGAACTGCTCAATCATTCAGGAGAAGTGTTTTGTGCTGTCCAATATCTCAACAGCACACTTCAGGACGTATTCAATAAGTTTAGATTGCCCCAAGCCGCCCAAACATTATTGGCTTTGCAATGGCCTGATTTTTTACTTCCTCCAAATCAACTTTCATTCTATGCATGGGTAGCATTATTCAGAGGTTACCAAGCGGGAGCATTTTACCCCACCCAGCATTTTGAGCATGTCATCAATTCGTTAGTCAAGGTGATTGAATCACACGGAGGTCAGATACTCCTCAACCATGAAGTTATGAATTTTAGAGTCACAGATAGAACTGTCACAGGTGTTGAGGCCATGAATCTAAGTACCCATCAAACTCATGAATTTTCAGGCAATCATGTGATTTGTAATATAGATCCCCAAACCGCCGCAAAGATGATCGGAGAATCTCAGTTTTCCCCGTCTGTTCGTCAAAAACTGAAGTACGACTATTCGGCATCGAATTACATGGCCTATTGTGTCGTCAAAGATCTGGATCTCAGAGACTACGGGTTTGGCAAATGGAATCTGTCTCATACGGGGCATGAGAATCTCAATGAAGCTTTTACACAGATGTATGAGCGTAATGACTATTCCAATCCTAGCTTTGCGATTACCACACCGTCATTGTTGACAGAAGTCGGGAAGGATTGCCCTGAGGACTGTCAGATTGTTGAATTTCTTACCGTTGCTAATTACGACTACTTCAAACAACTACGGCAAAGCGATCACAAAGCTTATGGCCGAAAAAAGGAAGAAATATTAAATGCCATTTTGGATGTTGTGGAAGAACACTATATCCCAACTTTTAGACAGCACATGGTTTTCCACATCACAGGTAGTCCTACAACCAACGAACGCTTCTGCTGGAGTCCTGCAGGCAACTCCTATGGTTCTAGTTTGACTCCAAAAAATATGGGTTTGGGACGGCTGAATCATAAAACATCTCTGAATCATTTTTCCTTCTGCAATGCCTCATCTGGTTATCCAGGATTTGCACCTACCTTTTGGACGGGAGCATTGCTCTATCAACGCTTATCTGGTGACGTACTTCTAGGTAGCGCTTAA
- a CDS encoding FAD-dependent oxidoreductase has product MKIAVVGGGAAGMATAYLLDKQGHHITVLEHQPILGGHIRTLNKNVKPSQFECNEVLCHEILESGPLEFPSTFHNFVDLMQELGVELVPVNIGSELFPQNGNNFLSDVAIKKNFKGIKRLIEYLRYSSLHIRSAGLWLQTKFAEMEDFYDQPLSKFLKDDSTSSLWLKLLTMYSYSIPFELIDDFPAELAIPMLRDYLAVNWLRVEGGVYTYIEKILDRFKGEILLSVEIVNITRCSDGISVEHSRDEIQEFDKVVFATPPDQVMALLSDPTDAERRRFSAWQANHVTSTVHTDITMYDKYGIRQPSEFDFFQTDTRWGYNGCLNQLCGLPASAKHYFLSFQLEELIAKDKIVHVQKHHTPLYTTESFRYRDEIVDTNGENSTYHVGAYLGDGLHEGAITSAMKVANMIG; this is encoded by the coding sequence ATGAAAATTGCAGTTGTTGGCGGTGGTGCTGCTGGCATGGCCACAGCCTATCTACTCGATAAACAAGGTCACCACATTACCGTACTTGAGCATCAACCCATATTAGGTGGACATATACGAACGCTCAACAAAAATGTGAAGCCTAGCCAATTTGAGTGTAATGAAGTTTTATGTCACGAAATTTTGGAAAGTGGACCGCTTGAATTTCCGAGCACATTTCACAACTTTGTCGATCTCATGCAGGAGCTAGGGGTAGAACTGGTACCCGTCAATATCGGGTCAGAGCTATTTCCCCAAAATGGCAACAACTTTTTATCTGATGTTGCGATAAAGAAGAACTTCAAAGGCATTAAACGACTCATTGAATATCTCCGATATAGTAGCCTCCATATCCGTTCCGCTGGATTATGGCTACAAACAAAATTTGCTGAGATGGAAGATTTTTACGATCAGCCACTGTCCAAATTTCTAAAAGATGATAGTACAAGCAGCCTTTGGCTCAAGTTGCTGACCATGTATAGCTACTCGATCCCATTTGAACTCATCGATGATTTCCCCGCAGAATTGGCAATACCGATGTTACGTGATTACCTTGCCGTTAACTGGCTCAGGGTAGAAGGTGGTGTCTATACCTACATCGAAAAAATATTGGATCGCTTTAAAGGCGAGATCTTACTCAGTGTGGAAATCGTTAATATTACCAGATGCTCAGATGGAATTAGTGTTGAGCATTCCAGAGATGAAATTCAAGAATTTGATAAAGTCGTTTTTGCTACTCCACCTGACCAGGTAATGGCACTTCTATCTGATCCCACAGATGCTGAACGCAGACGATTTTCAGCTTGGCAAGCTAATCATGTAACTTCCACAGTTCATACAGATATAACAATGTATGATAAATATGGCATCCGTCAACCATCAGAATTTGATTTTTTCCAGACAGATACGAGATGGGGCTATAACGGGTGTCTAAATCAACTTTGTGGCCTTCCTGCTTCAGCAAAGCATTATTTCTTATCCTTTCAATTAGAAGAACTCATTGCTAAGGATAAGATTGTTCATGTTCAGAAACACCACACTCCATTGTATACAACGGAATCCTTCCGATATCGAGATGAAATTGTAGACACGAATGGAGAAAACAGTAC